One Nomascus leucogenys isolate Asia chromosome 22a, Asia_NLE_v1, whole genome shotgun sequence DNA segment encodes these proteins:
- the MUCL3 gene encoding LOW QUALITY PROTEIN: mucin-like protein 3 (The sequence of the model RefSeq protein was modified relative to this genomic sequence to represent the inferred CDS: inserted 3 bases in 2 codons), which translates to MAQPVHSLCSAFGLQCCLLFLLASWEAGATTFQEYQKTGELSTSDHIFPLTPGVVYSIPFDHIVLHSGQTPPELPKSTEIHEQKRHCNTTRHSKPTDKPTDNSKTTDHKSSTDNHEAPPTSEENSSNQGKDPMIRNQRSVDPADSTTTHKESAEKQHITPAPKSKINCRKSTIGKSTVTRKTDRTGRPLEKSMSTLDNTSTTSHKTTTSFHNSGNSQNKQKSTSFPEKITAASKTTYKTTGTPEESEKTEDSRTTVASDKLLTKTTKNIQETISASEITQSLAEPTEHGGRRANENNTPSPAEPTEHKERTASENTTPSPAKPTENGERTPLANEKTTPSPAEPIENGQRXPIANEKTTSSSAEPTEHRERTPLANENTTPSPGEPTENRERTANEKTTPSPAEPTENGQRTPFANEKTTSSSAESTEHGERTPMANKNTTSSPAEPTENRERTXNENTTPSPAEPTEHGERAANENTTPSPAEPTENRERTANEKTTPFPAEPTENRERTANENTTPSPAEPTENREMTTNENTTPSPAGPTENRERTANEKTTPFPAEPTEHGERTANENTTPSPAEPTEHGERAANENTTPSPAEPTEHEEMTPSANEKTTLSPAEPTENGERTPFANEKTTPSLAEPTEHGERTPLANEITTPSQAEPTEHGERTANEKATASSEEPTEHGQTTVNEDTTPSSAEPTENGERTPLANENTTPSPTESTEHGERTANEKTTPSPAEPTEHGERTPSANEKTIPSPAEPTEHEEMTPSANENTTPSPVKPTEHGEKTTLANEKITLSPEGPTEHGAKTTSANEKITPSLAEPTEHGERTTSPNDKITSSAAESTEHRERTTSANVITPAPAEPIEHGERTTLAHEKMTEVTKKSTEHPEKTTSSTEKTTRTPEKPTLYSEKTTCTKGKNTPVPEKPTENPGNTTLITETIKAPVKSTENPEKTAAVTKTIKPSVKVTGDKSLTTTSSHLNKTEVTHQVPIGSFTLITSRMKLSSITSEAPGNKSHPYLNKDGSQKGIHAGQIGENDSFPAWAIVIVVLVAVILLLVFFGLIFLVSYMMRTRHTLTQNTQYNDPEDEGGPNSYPVYLMEQQNLGTGQIPSPR; encoded by the exons ATGGCCCAGCCGGTCCACAGCCTCTGCTCCGCCTTTGGCCTCCAGTgctgcctcctcttccttctagcttcttgggaggcag GTGCTACTACATTCCAAGAATATCAGAAAACTGGGGAACTCTCAACATCCGATCACATATTTCCCCTCACTCCAGGCGTTGTTTATAGTATCCCTTTTGATCACATTGTTCTGCATTCAGGACAAACACCTCCAGAGCTCCCTAAATCTACAGAAATCCATGAGCAAAAACGCCACTGCAACACCACACGCCATTCTAAGCCAACTGACAAGCCTACAGACAACTCCAAAACTACAGACCACAAAAGCTCTACAGATAATCATGAGGCTCCTCCCACTTCTGAAGAAAACTCCAGCAATCAAGGGAAAGACCCAATGATCCGGAACCAGCGCTCTGTTGATCCTGCTGACTCCACTACCACACATAAAGAATCCGCTGAAAAACAACATATAACGCCAGCACCCAAGAGCAAAATAAATTGTCGTAAGTCCACAATAGGCAAATCAACGGTAACAAGAAAGACAGATAGAACTGGAAGACCTTTGGAAAAGTCCATGAGTACTTTGGATAATACAAGTACCACCTCACATAAGACTACAACTTCCTTCCACAACTCAGGCAATTCACAGAACAAGCAAAAAAGCACATCTTTTCCAGAAAAAATCACAGCAGCCTCAAAAACAACATACAAGACCACAGGAACCCCAGAAGAGTCAGAAAAAACTGAAGATTCCAGAACAACAGTTGCCTCAGACAAGCTCctgacaaaaactacaaaaaacatACAAGAGACCATATCAGCCAGTGAGATCACACAATCTCTAGCAGAGCCTACAGAACATGGAGGAAGGAGAGCCAATGAGAACAACACACCATCCCCAGCAGAGCCTACAGAACATAAAGAAAGGACAGCCAGTGAGAACACCACACCATCCCCAGCAAAGCCtacagaaaatggagaaaggacCCCATTGGCCAATGAGAAGACCACACCATCCCCAGCAGAGCCtatagaaaatggacaaag acccATTGCAAATGAGAAGACCACATCATCCTCAGCAGAGCCTACAGAACACAGAGAAAGGACCCCACTGGCCAATGAGAACACCACACCATCCCCAGGAGAGCctacagaaaatagagaaaggacAGCCAATGAGAAGACCACACCATCCCCAGCAGAGCCTacagaaaatggacaaaggacccCATTTGCCAATGAGAAAACCACATCATCCTCAGCAGAGTCTACAGAACATGGAGAAAGAACCCCAATGGCCAATAAGAACACCACATCATCCCCAGCAGAGCctacagaaaatagagaaagga GCAATGAGAACACCACACCATCCCCAGCAGAGCCTACAGAACATGGAGAAAGAGCAGCCAATGAGAACACCACACCATCTCCAGCAGAGCctacagaaaatagagaaaggacAGCCAATGAGAAGACCACACCATTCCCAGCAGAGCctacagaaaatagagaaaggacAGCCAATGAGAACACCACACCATCCCCAGCAGAGCctacagaaaatagagaaatgacAACCAATGAGAACACCACACCATCCCCAGCAGGGCctacagaaaatagagaaaggacAGCCAATGAGAAGACCACACCATTCCCAGCAGAGCCTACAGAACATGGAGAAAGAACAGCCAATGAGAACACCACACCATCCCCAGCAGAGCCTACAGAACATGGAGAAAGAGCAGCCAATGAGAACACCACACCATCTCCAGCAGAGCCTACAGAACATGAAGAAATGACCCCATCGGCCAATGAGAAGACCACCCTATCCCCAGCAGAACCtacagaaaatggagaaaggacCCCATTTGCCAATGAGAAGACCACACCATCCTTAGCAGAGCCTACAGAACATGGAGAAAGGACCCCACTGGCCAATGAGATCACCACACCATCCCAAGCAGAGCCTACAGAACATGGAGAAAGGACAGCCAATGAGAAGGCCACAGCATCCTCAGAAGAGCCTACAGAACATGGACAAACGACAGTCAATGAGGACACCACACCATCCTCAGCAGAGCCtacagaaaatggagaaaggacCCCACTGGCCAATGAGAACACCACACCATCCCCAACAGAGTCTACAGAACATGGAGAAAGGACAGCCAATGAGAAGACCACACCATCCCCAGCAGAGCCTACAGAACATGGAGAAAGGACACCATCAGCCAATGAGAAGACCATACCATCTCCAGCAGAGCCTACAGAACATGAAGAAATGACCCCATCGGCCAATGAGAACACCACACCATCCCCAGTAAAGCCTACAGAACATGGAGAAAAGACTACATTGGCCAATGAGAAGATCACACTATCCCCAGAAGGGCCTACAGAACATGGAGCAAAAACTACGTCAGCCAATGAGAAGATCACACCATCCCTAGCAGAGCCTACAGAACATGGAGAAAGGACCACATCACCCAATGACAAGATCACCTCATCTGCAGCAGAGTCTACAGAACATAGAGAAAGGACTACATCAGCCAATGTGATCACACCAGCCCCAGCAGAGCCTATAGAACACGGAGAAAGGACCACATTGGCCCATGAGAAGATGACAGAAGTCACAAAAAAGTCCACAGAACACCCAGAAAAGACCACGTCATCCACAGAGAAAACCACAAGAACCCCAGAAAAGCCTACGCTATACTCAGAGAAGACCACATGCACCAAAGGGAAAAACACACCAGTCCCAGAAAAGCCTACAGAAAACCCAGGGAACACCACACTGATCACTGAGACCATAAAAGCCCCAGTGAAGTCCACAGAAAACCCGGAAAAAACAGCAGCAGTCACAAAGACTATAAAACCTTCAGTCAAGGTCACAGGAGACAAATCTCTCACTACTACCTCTTCTCATCTAAATAAAACTGAGGTTACTCATCAGGTGCCCATTGGTTCTTTCACCCTCATTACATCTAGAATGAAGCTGAGTTCTATCACATCAGAAGCCCCAGGCAACAAGAGCCATCCATACCTCAATAAAGATGGCTCACAGAAAGGTATCCACGCTGGACAGATAGGGGAGAATGATTCATTCCCTGCATGGGCCATAGTTATTGTGGTCCTGGTGGCTGTGATTCTCCTCCTGGTGTTCTTTGGCCTGATCTTCTTG GTCTCTTATATGATGCGGACACGCCACACACTAACCCAGAACACCCAGTACAATGATCCAGAGGATGAGGGTGGCCCCAATTCCTACCCGGTCTACCTGATGGAGCAGCAGAATCTTGGCACGGGCCAGATCCCTTCCCCACGGTGA